The sequence below is a genomic window from Desulfovibrio sp. Fe33.
TCTCTACGGCGGGGGACGGTCCTCGTAGGTCAGCGCAGGGTGCCGATCATGCTGCGCAGCCTGCGGTGGGCGAACCAGAAAAAGAAGCCCCCGATGGTGGCCATGGCCAGGAAAGACGGCCATATCACCGGCAATCCGGCTCCCCGGAAGAGGATGGCCTGTGCCAGGGACACATAGTGGGTGGTCGGGGCCAGGGACATGATCCACTGGATGGCTTCGGGCATACTCTCTCGCGGGGTGGTGCCGCCGGACAGGATTTCCAGGGGCAGGAGGACCAGGATGGCCAGCAGGCCGAACTGGGGCATGGTCCTGGTCAGGGTGGCCATGTAGATGCCTATGGAGGCCGCGGCGAACAGGTAGAGCAGGGTGCAGCAGGCGAACAGCAGGGTGGAGCCGTTGATGGTCACGCCGAGAACGCCCTGGACCACGACGTGGAGCGACATGGTCGAAACAAGCAGGACCACCAGCCCCATGGACCAGACCTTGGAGAGCATTATTTCCAGCGGCGTGACCGGCATGACCAGAAGATGCTCGATGGTCCCGTGTTCGTTTTCGCGGATGAGCGCGGCACCGGTCAAGAGAATGCCGAGCAACGTGATGTTGTTGACGATGGAGTTGATGGCCGCGAACCAGAACTGGCTGACGTTGGGGTTGAAGAAGACCCGGATGTTCAGGTCCACGGGCGTGGCCGCCGGGGCGCGGAAACGCTGAACATAAGCGCGGATTTCTCCGTCAACGATGTTTTGTAGATAGCTGGTGCCGGTCTGGGCCTGGGACAGCCTGGTGGCGTCCACGTTGAGCTGGAGGGCCGGAGCCCGTCCGGCGGCGACGTCCCGCTCGAAGTCGGGCGGAATGTCCAGGACGAAGGTGTAGCGTCCGGAATCCATGCCCTTGTCCATTTCGGCCAGGGAGATGAGTTCGGGTTCCATGAACTGGGGCGGGTGCAGGGCGGCTATGATCCGGCTGGAGAGCTGGGACTGGTCTTCGTCCACCACGGCCACGGTGGCGCGGTTCAGGGATTCCGGCTTGGCCTTGGCGTCGGCGTAGACCGTGGCCGTGAACATGAACAGGATCAGGAACAGCATGGCCTTGTCGTGCAGCAGGCTGCGGAATTCCTTGATTCCCAGCGTCATGATGTTGGACAGGCTGTCGAGGAACGCGTTCCGCATCCTATGCCTCCTGCTTCCTGAGGAAGAGCACGCTCAGGATCGTGGTCGCGGGGATGGCCGCCAGCAGCGGCCAGAAGAATCCGGCCAGATCGGCGAAGCCCAGTCCCTTGGAGAAGGCCCCCCCGCTGATAAGCAGGTAGTACGTGGTCGGATAGAGGGACCCGATGAACCTGCCCGCGCCTTCCAGGCTGGAGACCGGATCGATGAGCCCGGAGAACTGGATGGCCGGAAGCAGGGTGAAGATGGCCGTGCCCGCGATGGCCGCCACCTGGCTTGATGTCAGGGTGGAGGCGAGCAGGCCCAGCCCCGTGGTGGCCGTCACGTAGACGAGCGCGCCTGCGGCCAGGGCGGGAAGGCTGCCCGTGAAGGGAACGTGGAACAGGGTCACGGCCAGGGCGAACATGAAGACGAAGTTGATAAGCGAAAGGGCGATGTAGGGCAGTTGCTTGCCCACCAGGAATTCGAGCTTGGTCACAGGCGTCGTGTAGACGTTGAGGATGGAGCCCATTTCCTTTTCACGGACCACGCCCAGCGCGGTGAGCATGGCCGGAATGAACACCAGGAGCAGGGGGATGACTTTGGGCACCATGGCGATGATGCTCTTCATTTCCGGGTTGTATCTGTAGCGCACCGGCATGTCGTAGAGGGATTGGGCGCCGTCTGTCCCGGCGGCCAGCTTGGTCAGGTATTCGCGGTGTACGCCCTGCACGTAGCCGCGGGCTATTTCAGCCCGGCTCGGCATGGCCCCGTCAATCCACGCCCCGGCTTCGGGCACGTCGCCCCGGGCCAGGTCGCGGCCGAAGTTCGGCGGGGTCTGGATGACCACGGACACATCGCCCGCGACCATGCGCCTGTCCAACTCGGCCGGCCCCGACACCGGCTCTTGAGGCGAGAAGTACCGCGAGCCCTCGTATTCGAGGAGATAATTCTGGCTGGCCAGCGTCTGGTCCTGGTCCAGGGCGGCGAAGGTCAGGTCCTCCACGTCCAGGTTGATGCCGTAGCCCATGACCAGCATGAGCAGCATCGTGCCGAACAGCGCCATGCCCATCCGGATGGGGTCGCGCCTGAGCTCCATGGTTTCCCGCACGGAGAAGCTGAGCAGGCGGGCCAGGCTGAACCGGGGGTGGGCCTTGCCCGGCCGCGTGTTTTCCCGGGCCGCGAAGGACCCCTCGTCGCCGGGCTCCACATCCACGTCCGCCGCCTCTTCGAGGTAGTCGATGAAGGCTTCCTCCAGTGTTGCTGCGTTCCGCTTCTTGCGCAGTTCGTCGGGGGAGTCCGTGGCCAGTATCCTGCCCGCGTGCATCAGGGAAACCCGGTCGCAGCGCAGGGCCTCGTTCATGAAATGGGTGCTGATGAAGATGGTCACCCCGTCCTTGCGGGACAGGTCGATGAGCAGCCCCCAGAATTCGTCGCGGGCCACGGGGTCCACGCCCGAGGTGGGCTCGTCCAGGATGAGGACATCGGGCTTGTGCAGCACGGCCACGGCCAGTTGCAGCCGCTGCCGGATGCCGAGCGGCAGGTCGTTGGGCAGGGTGTCGCCGTACCGGGCGAGGTCGAAACGGTCCCCCAGTTCGCCGATGCGCCGGGCCGCCTCGTCCGGGCTGAGATGGAAAAGTTTGGCGTGCAGCTCCAGGTTGCTGCGCACGGACAGTTCGCCGTACAGGGAAAAGGCCTGGGACAGGTAGCCTACCCTCCGTCGGGTGGCCATATTGCCCGCGTCCAGCTTGCGGCCCAGGAGCCGGGCTTCGCCCAGGGTCGGATCCAGCAGTCCGGTGAGCATTTTCATGGTGGTGGATTTGCCGCATCCGTTGGAGCCGATGAAACCGAAAATTTCGCCCCGGCCGACCGACAGGGTTACGTCGTTCACGGCGGTGAAGTCGCCGAAACGCATGGTCAGGCCTCGGGCCTCGATCACCGTTTCGCCCCTGTTCAGCGGGGGAATCCGCAACTCGCGGTGTCCGTGTTTGCGCTCCTCGGGCAACAGGGCCAGGAAGGCCCCCTCCAAGGTTTCCGTTCCCGTGCGTTTCAGCAGCTCCGCCGGGGTTCCCTCGGCAAGTTTTCTGCCCTGGTCCACGGCCACCAGCCAATCGAACCGTTCGGCTTCTTCCATGTAGGCTGTGGCGATGAGCACGTTCATTCCCGGCCGCTCGGCACGGATGCGCTCGATGAGTTCCCAGAACTGCCGCCGCGAGAGCGGGTCCACGCCGGTAGTCGGTTCGTCCAGGATGAGCAGGTCCGGGTCGTGCATCAGGGAGCAGCACAGGCTGAGCTTTTGTTTCATTCCGCCGGAAAGCTTCCGGGCCGGTCGGTCCGCGAATGCGCTCATGCCGGTGCTTCGGAGCAGATTTTGGATGCGGCGGGCGCGCTCCGGCTTCGACTGGCCGAAGAGACGACCGAAGAAATCGATGTTCTCCCGCACGGACAGGGTCGGGTAGAGGTTCTTGCCGAGCCCCTGGGGCATGTAGGCGATGCGCGGGTACAGGGCTTCCCTGTGGCGGCGGTCGCGAATGTCGCCGCCCAGGACTTCGACCTCGCCCGTCTGTACCCTGCGCGCTCCGGCGATGAGCCCCAGCCAGGTGGACTTGCCCACTCCGTCGGGGCCGATGAAGCCGACCAGCTTCCCGGCGGGCAGCTCCAGGCTGACGTCGTCGGCGGCCAGGGTGGAGCCGTAGCGATGGGTCACGGACGAGAATCGGACAACGGGATCCGGCCGATGTCCCGCGCCGTTCAGGGTCGGCGTCACCTGTTCTCCTCCGGGAGTTTCACCGCCAGGCGGTCGGGCCATGGCTTGTCATGCTCGATGCGGACGTAGGCCACGCCGGGCAGGCCGGTCTTGACATACCTGGCGTAGCGGCGGAGCAGGTCCGGGTCGATGCGCGCCTTGATGCGGAACATGAGTTTCTGACGTTCGTCGCGGGTCTCCACCGCCTTGGGCGTGAACTGGGCCACGCTGGCGACATAGGAAATCCTGGCCGGGATGATGTACTGCGGCGCGGCGTCGAGGATCACGCGCGCCTCGTCGCCCATGGCGGTGCGCCCGGCTTCGATCTCGGGCAGGAAAAAGGTCATGTAAACGTCGGTCAAGTCCACCAGGCTGACGATTTTGCCGCCGGAGGCGACCACTTCGCCGGGTTCGACCACTCGGTACTGGACCCGTCCCGGCTTGGGCGCGCGCAATATACCGTCTTCCAAGGTCTGCTCCAGGCGGACCACCACGGCCCGGGCCGCGTTGATGTCGGCCTGCGCCTGGGCGACCAGGGCGCGTCCGGCCTCGGTCGCGGCTTCGGCCGCCTTGACCTGGGCCCGGGCGGCGCGCCGGGCAGCCAGCGCGGTCTGGAGATCGCCCCGGCTGTTGTCGGCGTCCTGCTGCGAGACCACGCCGCTCTTGACCAGGGTCTGGATGCGCCTGTCGCTCTTACGGGCCACATCGAGCAGGCTCTCCTGCCTGGCCAGGTCCGCCTTGGCCGTGGCCACTTCGGCCTCACGTTGGAAAACCTGCGCCCTGGCCGTCTCCAGGGCGCTTTCGGCCTTGGCGAGGTCGGCGCGGGCTTCGGCCACCTGGGCTTTTTCGCTCTGCATGTCCATGCGGGCCACAACGTCGCCCGCCTCCACGTAGTCACCTTCGTCGGCCAGGACTTCGGCCACCTTGCCGCCCCACTTGGCGGCCACGCTGATCTCCGTGGCTTCAATGCGGCCGTTGCCTTCGGCAAAGCCTTCTTCGACCTTGTCCAGGCTGAGCCAGTACCAGACGCCTGCGCCCGCCAGGATGGATAGTATCGCCAGGCCCGTCAGCAACGGCCCGAATGCGCGTTTCATGGGACCACCTCTTCGTTGTCGGATTTCGTCTCCGTCCGTTCCGGACGGAGGTCCGTATTGGTGATGTAGTTTTCGAAAATACGCCAGTTGGTTTCGGCCTGTTTTTCGATGTCCAGATGGAACAGATCGCGTCCGGCCAGCAGGCCGAGCGAGGTGAAGAGGCCGAGGAAAGCGATGAAGAGCCGTTTGGGGGGCTCGTCGGTCCGTATGCGCCCCGCCTCCTGGCCTTTGCGGAAGACCTCGGTCAATTCGTCTTCCATTTCCTTCAGGTGCCGGTTGAGCCGTCTGCCCAGGATGGGTTCCTCCCGCCAAAGCAGGTCCGAATAGAAGAAGACCGGCACGGCCGGATGCCGCTCGAACAGGCGCACGTGGGAGAAAAAGAGGGCTTTGAGCAATTCCACAGCGTCGCCGGTCTCCCGAGAGACCCGGTGGCGGTTTTCCGTGTAGATGCCCACAATGTGGTCCAGCGCGGCGGCCAGGATTTCCGTCTTTCCGGCATAGTGCCGGTACAGGGCCGGGGGCGTGACCCCCACTTCCTTGGCGATATTCTTGACCGTCAGGGCGGAGACTCCCTCCGAGACCACCAGCTTGAGGGCGGCGTCGGCAATCTGTCCCCGGCGGACATCGCTTTCGAGACGTTTCCTCATGCCTTAGTTAATGGGCATTCACAAAGAAAAGTCAAGGCGGGGCCGCGAGCGGTTTTGCTTGGTGGAGCGGATGGCGGTACGGACGCCGCAGGGGGGGGAGCGCCGGGGGAAAGGCGTTTCCCCCCGGCCGCGTTCTGCGTCTATCGTACCGGGGAAACGAACTTGTCCGGCTTGATGGCCAGGACGGAGTTGGCCACGGTGGAGACGATGCGCTCGACGGTGTTGCCCACGACCAGGCCGGGAACGCCGGTGCGGGCCACGCTGCCCATGACCACGACGTCCATCTTCTGGTCGGCCGCGTAAGCCGGGATGACCTTGGCCGGGTTGCCGTGGATGATCTTGGCCTTGGCCTCGTCGGTCAGCCCGGCCGCCGCGAACAGGCTTTCCAGCTCGCGCTCGGTGTGGCTCTGCTCGTGTTCAAGGTATTCGGTTTTTTCCTTCTTGTTGAACCGGGGACTGGTCAGCACGGATTCCATGTAGCCGGACCAGCAGGTGATGACGTGCAGGTGGCCTCGCAGAATTTCATTGAGCCGGGCCGCGTGGGCCAGGATCTTTTCGTTCAGCGCGCGGTTGTCGGCGGACACGTCCGAGGTGTTCACCGCCGCCAGGATGCGGACCGCGCCCTTCCAGAGGTTGCCGCGATGAATCCAGACCGGGCAGGGGCATTTGCGCATGAGGTGCATGGCCATGCTGCCGGGCGCGCCGCCGGGGGCCGTCGAGCCGGTGATGAGCAGGTCGAAGCCGCCGTCCCGCACCAGCTTGATGGCTTCCATGAAGTCCTTGCCCCAGCGGAGTTCCACGGTCGTTCTGTCCTGGGCCTTGGCCTCTTCGGGGAGGAGCCGGTCTATTTCGGCCTGGTGGTGTTCGAGGAGAACCGTCCGCAGGTCCAGATCGAGAGCGGAAAAGTAGTCGGATACGGCTTCCGGCGGTTCCTCGAAGACGTTGAGAACCGTCAGCCGGGCATCGGCCCTCATGCAGAATTCCACGGTGGAGGCGATCAGGTCGGCGTTCATTCGAGCACCCAGATCCAGCAGTACGTTCTCGAACATGAGGACTCCTTTTCGGTCCGGTCGGCAGATGCGTCGCGTGGGGGTTCGTCCGCACGGGAGCCGAGAATCCGGCCTGTTTCGGCGTGTGGATGGTTTGATAGTCGTTCTCATTTTATGCCAGCGCAGACGATGGATGTCAAACGGTGAAGGCGTCTTGACGAAGGGCTTTCTTTGCTTCAGGGTTCAACATGGGACAAAAATCCGCCGGTCAGGCGGCCGTGTGAATGGAGAGGTATTCTTATGGAAACGCTGCTGGAGAAACATTGGCACCATCTTGAAGGAAGCGAGGCCGCCCGGTTCCTGGACGCGGACCCGGCCAGGGGGCTCGACGAGTTCGAAGTGGAGCGGCGGTTCCAGCGGTTCGGGGAAAATCTCATTTCCGGGAAGAAGGGCCGGACCGCCCTTTCGCGGTTCATGCTCCAGTTCCATCAGCCTCTCGTTTATATCCTCATTGTGGCGGGCGTGGTGACCGCCATCCTCGGCGAGTGGATCGATTCGGGCGTCATTTTCGGCGTTGTCCTGGTCAACGCGGTGGTCGGACACATCCAGGAGTCCAAGGCGGTCAGGGCGCTGGACGCCCTGGCTTCGAGCCTGAGCGCCGAGGCCCTGGTCCTGCGCGCCGGGAAAGCGGTCCGGGTTCCCGCGGCCCAGGTGGTTCCCGGCGACGTGGTCCTCCTGCGCACCGGAGACAAGGTCCCGGCCGACCTGCGGCTGCTGTCGGACAGGGAGCTGCGCGTGGACGAATCCATGCTCACCGGCGAGTCGCTGCCCGTAGACAAGGACGCCGCGCCGCTGCCCCGTGACACGGTGCTGGCCGAGCGCAGGAACATGGCCTACGCGGGCACGCTGGTCAGCTCCGGGCAGGGCGCGGGGGTGGTCGTGGCCACGGGCAACCGTACCGAGATCGGCCGCATCTCCGAACTCATCGACGCGGCGGACGAGCTGGAGACGCCGCTCACCCGCAAGATCAGCCGGTTCAGCCACGTGCTGCTGGCGTCCATTCTGATACTGGCTGCGGCCTCCTTCGTCCTCGGAGTGCTCCGCGACGAGCCCGCGAGCGAGATGTTCATGGCCGCCGTGGCCCTGGCCGTGGGGGCCATTCCGGAAGGGCTGCCCGCCGCCGTGACCATCATCCTGGCCATGGGAGTGTCGCGCATGGCCGGGCGCAAGGCGATCATCCGAAGGCTTCCGGCCGTGGAGACCCTGGGCGGGACGACGGTCATCTGTTCGGACAAGACCGGCACCCTGACCGAGAACCAGATGACGGTGCAGGAAATTTTCGCTGGGGGCGCGTCCTACGCGGTCTCGGGCCTGGGCTACGCCCCCGAGGGGGCGGTGGAGCCGGTGAAGGGCGGCGGCGCGCCCGATGCGGCTCTTGTGGAATGCCTGCGCGCCGGTGCGCTGTGCAACGATTCCAGGATACGCCTTCGGGACGGACGTCATCAGGTGGAGGGCGATCCCACCGAAGGCGCCCTGCTGGTGTCGGCCGGGAAGTACGGTCTGGACGCCGGACGCGAACAGGAGGAGTACGCAAGGGTGGACGTGCTGCCCTTCGAGTCGAGGT
It includes:
- a CDS encoding TetR/AcrR family transcriptional regulator — protein: MRKRLESDVRRGQIADAALKLVVSEGVSALTVKNIAKEVGVTPPALYRHYAGKTEILAAALDHIVGIYTENRHRVSRETGDAVELLKALFFSHVRLFERHPAVPVFFYSDLLWREEPILGRRLNRHLKEMEDELTEVFRKGQEAGRIRTDEPPKRLFIAFLGLFTSLGLLAGRDLFHLDIEKQAETNWRIFENYITNTDLRPERTETKSDNEEVVP
- a CDS encoding universal stress protein — translated: MFENVLLDLGARMNADLIASTVEFCMRADARLTVLNVFEEPPEAVSDYFSALDLDLRTVLLEHHQAEIDRLLPEEAKAQDRTTVELRWGKDFMEAIKLVRDGGFDLLITGSTAPGGAPGSMAMHLMRKCPCPVWIHRGNLWKGAVRILAAVNTSDVSADNRALNEKILAHAARLNEILRGHLHVITCWSGYMESVLTSPRFNKKEKTEYLEHEQSHTERELESLFAAAGLTDEAKAKIIHGNPAKVIPAYAADQKMDVVVMGSVARTGVPGLVVGNTVERIVSTVANSVLAIKPDKFVSPVR
- a CDS encoding HlyD family secretion protein; translated protein: MKRAFGPLLTGLAILSILAGAGVWYWLSLDKVEEGFAEGNGRIEATEISVAAKWGGKVAEVLADEGDYVEAGDVVARMDMQSEKAQVAEARADLAKAESALETARAQVFQREAEVATAKADLARQESLLDVARKSDRRIQTLVKSGVVSQQDADNSRGDLQTALAARRAARAQVKAAEAATEAGRALVAQAQADINAARAVVVRLEQTLEDGILRAPKPGRVQYRVVEPGEVVASGGKIVSLVDLTDVYMTFFLPEIEAGRTAMGDEARVILDAAPQYIIPARISYVASVAQFTPKAVETRDERQKLMFRIKARIDPDLLRRYARYVKTGLPGVAYVRIEHDKPWPDRLAVKLPEENR
- a CDS encoding ABC transporter permease, yielding MRNAFLDSLSNIMTLGIKEFRSLLHDKAMLFLILFMFTATVYADAKAKPESLNRATVAVVDEDQSQLSSRIIAALHPPQFMEPELISLAEMDKGMDSGRYTFVLDIPPDFERDVAAGRAPALQLNVDATRLSQAQTGTSYLQNIVDGEIRAYVQRFRAPAATPVDLNIRVFFNPNVSQFWFAAINSIVNNITLLGILLTGAALIRENEHGTIEHLLVMPVTPLEIMLSKVWSMGLVVLLVSTMSLHVVVQGVLGVTINGSTLLFACCTLLYLFAAASIGIYMATLTRTMPQFGLLAILVLLPLEILSGGTTPRESMPEAIQWIMSLAPTTHYVSLAQAILFRGAGLPVIWPSFLAMATIGGFFFWFAHRRLRSMIGTLR
- the rbbA gene encoding ribosome-associated ATPase/putative transporter RbbA, translating into MTPTLNGAGHRPDPVVRFSSVTHRYGSTLAADDVSLELPAGKLVGFIGPDGVGKSTWLGLIAGARRVQTGEVEVLGGDIRDRRHREALYPRIAYMPQGLGKNLYPTLSVRENIDFFGRLFGQSKPERARRIQNLLRSTGMSAFADRPARKLSGGMKQKLSLCCSLMHDPDLLILDEPTTGVDPLSRRQFWELIERIRAERPGMNVLIATAYMEEAERFDWLVAVDQGRKLAEGTPAELLKRTGTETLEGAFLALLPEERKHGHRELRIPPLNRGETVIEARGLTMRFGDFTAVNDVTLSVGRGEIFGFIGSNGCGKSTTMKMLTGLLDPTLGEARLLGRKLDAGNMATRRRVGYLSQAFSLYGELSVRSNLELHAKLFHLSPDEAARRIGELGDRFDLARYGDTLPNDLPLGIRQRLQLAVAVLHKPDVLILDEPTSGVDPVARDEFWGLLIDLSRKDGVTIFISTHFMNEALRCDRVSLMHAGRILATDSPDELRKKRNAATLEEAFIDYLEEAADVDVEPGDEGSFAARENTRPGKAHPRFSLARLLSFSVRETMELRRDPIRMGMALFGTMLLMLVMGYGINLDVEDLTFAALDQDQTLASQNYLLEYEGSRYFSPQEPVSGPAELDRRMVAGDVSVVIQTPPNFGRDLARGDVPEAGAWIDGAMPSRAEIARGYVQGVHREYLTKLAAGTDGAQSLYDMPVRYRYNPEMKSIIAMVPKVIPLLLVFIPAMLTALGVVREKEMGSILNVYTTPVTKLEFLVGKQLPYIALSLINFVFMFALAVTLFHVPFTGSLPALAAGALVYVTATTGLGLLASTLTSSQVAAIAGTAIFTLLPAIQFSGLIDPVSSLEGAGRFIGSLYPTTYYLLISGGAFSKGLGFADLAGFFWPLLAAIPATTILSVLFLRKQEA